GGATTGGGGTCCAAACGCACCTCATCTGAGTCGGACACACCAAGGGTTCACCGTCAAATTAAACCGCGCAAGTGGACAAATAGAGGTGACGTCCGATTGACTGCGTAGATAAACAGAACGATAAGGATAAAGGTGTTAATTTAACCCTAGTTAATATTGCAGAGCTAATATTGGAGTTCTTGATTGTGACTTTCCTGTTGAGGACTGAATCAGGGTGAAAAATTGGTGtcatttgttctttaaaaataaaacaactgtgGTCGTGTAGGATGGTAAGTATTGATGGTAGGTtgttaaagttttaaaaaagtcttTTTAAACTCCTTTTCATGCCTCTGCCTTGCTCTACATCTCTGGAATTCTTCTCTCCCCACAACTGCACTGCATTCCTCCCTCCGTTTCTCTCGCTCCTTTCCCACCCCCTGCCTCTGTGCGTCCGCTATGCATTTCTCCCcgttctctctttcactcaccaTTCTTTCGCtcctcccttttttccccctgttcgGTGCCTTCCTTTGACCCTTTCcctccttcgctctctctctctctctctctttccctccttcgctctctctctctctctctctctctcagatgagCCCACTCGCTCTCTCAGCGGCCTGATTCTGAAGAACAATGTTAAGGCGCACTACCAGAACTTCCCCCCGCCGGTGGCCGAGTTCATCAAGGGCGAGTGCCTGAACAACATCGGCGACCCGTCCCCCCTCATCCGCGCCACCATCGGTGAGTTTCCCCTGTGAAAGTCTCCCTGTCCTTTTGCCTTGTGTGATTGGTTAGATTGTGTGTGCCTCCCTGTTCTTTTGTCTTATGATTGGTCGGACTGTGGGACCTCCTGTCTCTTCTGTCCTGCTCCCATGTGTCTCTTCTGCTAAGGTTTGCATGTACATTTAAGACATTTAAgctgctcttattcagagcgacttatacACCTTACATTCTTTGCATACAAtctttacatttacacagctgtataTTTTACTGATGCTGTTCAgtgttaagtaccttgctcgagtGGCAGTGCTCAGCCTGGGAAGCGAACCAACAACCTGTTTTACTAGCCCAGTTCCCttaccattatactacactgacaCTTCCCTTATTTCACGCACTcctctgtctgttctctctctggaGATGATGTACACATGGACAGCTGATGCTCACTGATGGTGTTTGTATTCATACTGTCTGATCCAGAGTGCTCATTTACTGTGTATCTAAGATGGGGGGTGCACTCCTGTCTTTTTGGTTCCCTGGCTATGGCCAGTTTCCTaacttgtctgtctgtctgtctgtctgtctgtctccacgCCTCAGGTATCCTGATCACGACCATCGCCTCTAAAGGGGAGCTGCAGACCTGGCCAGAGCTTCTGCCTCAGCTCTGCAACCTACTCAACTCTGAGGACTACAACACCTGCGAGGTCAGAGTCTGCTGTAGCACACTTcctttcgctctctctcgcctccTCCCTTCTTCAGTTCCCCCCCCACTCTACTCCCGCCTTCTGCTCTCCTTTCCCTTCCTTtcttcatccccctctctctcccacctcctcTCTACACACCTGTGTCTGGATGTGATGGACAATCCAAGACCTATGATTATCCGTGATGTTGGATGTATTCATACTGTCTGATCCAGTCGGTGGGACCAGGTCTATGTTACTCTTGCTCTGTGTAGGATTTCTTCTGTCTGaatctcttcttctctctttgaTTTTTTGACTGTGTGCTCATTCAGGTCTCTTATTTTCACCAAAGCATGCCAAGAGTTTGACTCTTCCATTCTGTCTTCCTTAGAGTTGGGATCAGttcctttttcagttcagtgaactCATAAATTGAATTGGAAAAATCCTCGTAGAACATTTTATTACGATCCCAGCCCCGATCTTACTGCATTTGATTTCTCTTGTCTGCCTTGTACTGTTGCTCTGAGTTTGACTCATTGTGTCTTGTTCTCAGGGCTCCTTCGGCGCTCTGCAGAAGATCTGCGAGGACTCTTCCGAGCTCCTGGACAGCGACGCGCTGAACCGTCCCCTCAACATCATGATCCCCAAATTCCTGCAGTTCTTCAAACACTGCAGCCCCAAGATCAGGTGTGTGAGGGGCCCCCAGCGTGTCTCCCTTCCCACAGCCCCCCACCAGTCTTCTACCTGTTAGTTAGTGCTGCACCAGTCCAGTTGAACAGTTCATCATTTGGTTTGAATTTTGGTGAACACCTTTATTATTGATGCAAGAAAGTGTTATTCACGCATTGTGTAGTTGTGGAAGCAGGCACTTGCACACAACCTGCAGTTTTAGGCACCATTGTGTTACCATTCATGAAATGGaaagtgttcattttcattgtagAGGGTTCTCTGTAAACAGGTATTGATAGTGATGTTTTCACTCCTGGTACCCGTGCACTCCTGCTAATGCCGACTCTCACTCtttcctcactctccctctctccctccctctctctagaTCGCACGCCATTGCCTGTGTGAACCAGTTCATCATCGGTAGAGCGCAGGCCCTGATGGACAACATTGACACCTTCATCGAGGTGAGCGTTGAGCGTGGGTATTGGTGTTGAGGTGTCAGCCGCATTAACCCCGGTGCCGCTCGTAACCCTGCGCAGCATAAGGTTGGAACTGtggtcattttctctctctctctgtctctccctccccccctccctccctccctctcagagcCTGTTTGCGCTGGCTGCAGACGAGGACTCGGAGGTGAGGAAGAACGTGTGCCGCGCCCTGGTCATGCTGCTGGAGGTCCGAATCGACCGGCTCATCCCCCACATGCACAGCATCATACAGGTGAGACTCCGCCCCCGAGTTTCCCCCCAGCCCTCACTGGGGCCTTTCATACGGTCTAGTGAATGAGCTTCAGCACACCAGCCTTCTCTCTCCGGCACTCTGAGATTCCCCATCCTCCcacatctctctccctttctcctcctttgtctttctctctttctctttctctccttctctctccctccccctcttttgttcattctctcactctctccccccctttctcgtGCCCTCTGCGATGCTCTCTCTCGTgctttctctatccctctctctctgtatctgacTGAAGTGTATTGTTAATCTGGGAGTGATGACAGTTTTATTTGTGAGAATCAGCTGTGATGTTTCATGTATTCATACTGTCTGACCCTCTGCACTCACAGCCCGCTGGTCTCTCTCGCTGGAGACGGGTGGAAcagctgtgatgtgatgtaCGGCCCAGCGGCCTGGATGACGTTTAGGCCTTTGAGAGAAAGCACTCTGTGAACCTGTTGAACTTTGGCTGAAGCTCTAGCGGACTAGCCGCTGGATTCTCGCCCGCTCTTTCACACCTCCGCtgatcccccccaccccttctgtCACTCAGTACATGCTGCAGCGCACGCAGGACCCCGATGAGAACGTGGCTCTGGAGGCCTGCGAGTTCTGGCTCACCCTGGCAGAGCAGCCCATCTGCAAGGACGTTCTGGCAGGACACCTAGTGCAGTGAGTATCGGATCTTTACTCTTGGAGTGGGTATAGCATCTTTACTGTTTGGTTCGCTGAGTATAGCATCTTGACATCTTGTTTCTGATAAGTCGCTGGTTCTCTCGTGGACGGGTGAACAGTGGAGTGATGATGTGCGAGCGTGATGACTTACGGCATTGAGTATAGCCTCTGATGTTGATTTGGGCAAAGTTGCAGACTGCGTGGATTGCATCTTACACCTCGCGACCGCCCTTGTCATAGACATCTGCACGCACTGCAGGACAGATGAAGTGGCATCTGGAGCCTGCTTCTGGCACCGTGAGATGACCCATCTTGGACTTCTGCAGGCATAGTGAGTGATATGATCTTACTCTGCAGTGTGAGTATAGCATCTTACTCATGCAGGTGATGTATAGCATCTTTACTGCatggggcagtgtgtgtataGCATCTTTATTGTGGGTGGCTGTGAGTATAGCATCTTTGTGAGGGGCTGTGAGCATAGCATCTTTATTGTGGGGGGTCTATGACTGGGGGAAGCActgattatttgtgtgtgtcactCAAAATGAAGGTGAACTTTTCTGCTCGTCCTAACTGGAGTCTCTCCTCAGGCTCATTCCTATCCTGGTGAACGGTATGAAGTACTCTGAGATCGACATCATCTTGCTGAAGGTGAGCCTCCTGCATGCTGGCTGTTCTTTGACTGTCCTTTAGGGAATGAACGAAGGGCTTTATAATTCTGGAAAGTATGTGGAAATGTACTTGGCTTTCTTGAAAACATGCAATAACGGATAGTGAATCGCTCTCCTGTCCTATCTTACAGTGACCTCATGTGTAATTCTGagattttgtgttggtgttcTTCTGTGCTTGGTCTGggtctccctccatctcccctctctctcctctggccgTGTGCCTGGGAGTGATGACAGCTTTATTCGTGAGAATCAGCTGTGATGTTTCATGTGTTCATACTGTCTGACCCGCTGTGGCCACAGCCAGCCGGTCTCTCCCGCTGGAGACTGCTGCAGCTTCTGTAACGCCACCATGGCGGGtgaccagggagagagagagagagtctctaATTCAATCAACTTTTCTGAGATGAGCCCGGTCTCCATGTGAAATGCGATTTGACGCACCTGCGCGGTTTCGGTGAGGTAACGTTGGGCGGGTCTGTGCGGTCTCCAGGGCGACGTGGAGGAGGACGAGGCGGTGCCCGACAGCGAGCAGGACATCAAGCCGCGCTTCCACAAGTCGCGCACCGTCACCCTGCAGCacgagggcgggggcggcgaGGAGGGCGAGGACATCGACGAGGACGaagacgacgacgacgacaCGCTGTCCGACTGGAACCTGCGTGAGTGCCTCCCCTCTGACCTGCTGTCCgttcgtccgtccgtccgtctggcTTCTCTCCTGCTGTCCGTCCGGTTGACGACCCGCATACCCTGCTGGGGTCATTAGCGTCTCTGATTTTGATTCTGTTCCCCGCGCAGGTAAGTGCTCTGCGGCTGCTCTGGACGTCCTGGCTAACGTGTTTCGAGACGACCTGctgccccacctcctccccctgctgaaGGGCCTGCTGTTCCACCCGGACTGGGTCATCAAGGAGTCCGGCATCCTGGTGCTGGGAGCCATCGCCGAGGGTacgagtctgtctgtctgtctgtctgtctgatccCAGCTCCCCAGGCCTGGCCCTCtattctctctccccatcctctctctcttccactctctccctgcctctttccctcctgtctctccatctctctgctgTCTATGCTCATCCATATCTTCCCCATGTCTGTGCTCACTCCCACTCCGTAGAAACCATCAGAACTCCGCTGTGTTCATTATGCTGTAATCCCATAATGCAGCTGTTTCACTGGTACTGCTTCCATATTCACTTGGAGTTAGCCGGTGAACAGCTTTGGGTTGTAAGCCCCTCTCTGTTTGGACAGCGTGCTCCCTCTCTGGAGGTGCAGTCTGTCCTCAAGGGCTCTGCTGTTGCTGAAATGCAGGCTGTGACTCTTCTTTCCTCATGCCAAGTGTTACGCAATGACTCATTTTCCCCCATGACTGACCTAGTTAATAAGGCTAATAGGATGAAGGCTAATTGGATTCCGTGTGCGGGGATATTTCATATTGCACAGGGGCCTGCGCTTGTGCAGCTTTTGGCTCAAGCGGTCATGCGATGAGTCGCAATGAAAGACTTCTAAAAAATCATCCCAGAAGCCCCATAATCTTAAAATTAAACGGTTGAGAATATTTATACGTCTTTTTATAAAGGTCTGTCCTTCATAAAGACTTTCCCCACTGACTGGGTATGAGACTGAGTATTAGTATCAGTGTCCGTGAGTGGGACGGTCTCATGACTGGGTGTCAGTGTCCATGAGCGGGCCAGTGTGTGTTTTCGGTgtgctaaccccccccctccgcccccccaggcTGCATGCAGGGCATGGTGCCCTACCTGCCCGAGCTCATCCCGCACCTGATCCAGTGCCTGTGCGATAAGAAGGCCCTGGTGCGCTCCATCGCCTGCTGGACGCTCAGCCGCTACGCCCACTGGGTGGTGAGCCAGCCGCCCGACTCGCACCTGAAGCCGCTGATGACCGAGCTGCTCAAGCGCATCCTGGACGGGAACAAGAGGGTGCAGGAGGCCGCCTGCAGGTGAGTccgcctctgtgtgtgtctgtcttgcTGCGTCTTGCAAGTCTGTTTGTGTTGcagtctctgtgtgttgtggtCTGTCTTTatggctgtctgtctctcactgtgtCCGTCTCTGTCCATCTGAGTgtctgattttgtgtgtgtctttgttggtgtctgtctgtctgtctgtctgtgtatgtgcgcttGCTGTATCCATCACCTGAAACTTCAGCCATATCATTATAAGCAGAACTGTCCTCTTCCATCAGAAATTTGCCTTCATCATCTTTGGGACTCTTGAGCGCAAACTGTGAGTGTAACACTCTCcgtctttccccccctctttcctcCCACTTTCCttcacctccctcttccctccctctctcctccctcagtgcGTTCGCcaccctggaggaggaggcgtgCACGGAGCTGGTGCCCTACCTGAGCTTCATCCTGGACACGCTGGTGTTCGCCTTCGGGAAGTACCAGCACAAGAACCTGCTCATCCTGTACGACGCCATCGGCACGCTGGCCGACTCCGTGGGGCACCACCTCAACCAGCCGGTCAGTTCCGCCCCCCCGCGCCCGGTcggcctggccccgcccccgggttACAgcggttcacacacacacacacacacacacacacacacacacacacacaccaaaaggCAAATGAGTTCACGCGTGTATTTCGGCctgtcttatccagagcgactttcgTACGTTCGCTGATGATGCGTTTGTTTCCCAGCCGTCGCTCACCCTGACGCTCTGGGTGTGATGTGCGTTGCTTTTCATTCTAAGCACTACCCAGCAGCTGCAGTGTAGAGTCCAGTTCTCTGCCCTCTGCACCCCTCTCTCGTGCTACAGAGTCCCTATTGGCTGATTGTGTTTACTGTGACACTAGTATTCTTTCCAGTCCtgtttattagtgtgtgtgGACAGAGTGACACTTGTTTATTGATGGTGTTTAAGTCATGTCACGGTTAAGAAATGCCTGTGACTTGTGTGCTGCTCTCTGTCCTAGTTTTGGGTGGTGCACTGAGTGCTCTGTTTGTAAAGCAGGTGTTAATAGTTGTGCTTGTTTTTAAGTCTTTCTATTCAGGAGCCCTTGTCGTGTTTTAGGTACTCTTCCGATGTACCTGTGAGAGTCTCACTTGACCGTTgtgaccccctcccctcaggaaTACATCCAGAAGCTGATGCCCCCCCTCATTCAGAAATGGAACGAGCTGAAGGACGAGGACAAGGACCTGTTCCCTCTTCTGGAGGTGAGGCTTCTGctcccccatgcccccctctccctgtttccTGGGAGGGTGAATGCTCTTCTGCgcgttctctctcacacctcaGTCACCCTGCTCTCTGTCGCCATCTAGTGTCTGTCGTCGGTGGCCACGGCCCTGCAGAGCGGCTTCCTGCCGTACTGTGAGCCGGTGTACCAGCGCTGCGTCACCCTGGTGCAGAAGACCCTCGCCCAGGCCATGGTGAGCCGCCCGCGCCGCCCTCCGCACACGCCGCGCTGCGGCCCAAACCCCAGCCGCTGATTTCTGCCGTGGCATCACGGCGTGAATACGTCACCGTCTGCAGAAACCCTGTTTCACGGGAGGCTTTACGTACTCCCCAAATGGTCAGAGGAGCCGCGTGTCTGCAGCATGTCACTTGATTTGATCagctggaatttaaaaaattgtttttatgtgttttaaacgcgttttgtttttttgagttgAGTCAGCGCTTTGAGTCCACCAACTGCAAAGCCCAACGGTCCACTGAGGAATCTGAATGGTGGTGGCGTTGTAATTTAAGAGGTAGCATAGTGTAATGGTTTGGgacctgggcttgtaacctcAAAGTTGCTGGTTCAGTTCCTGCGCAGGATGCTGCTGTTGCATCACATACaatcatatataaatgtattaatgcatACTGTCTAAAAGAAAAGGCTGAATCTgtgtcgctctgggtaagagtgtaTGCAATGAAGTACTtgcaatgaaatgtaaatgttaatgtaattgTGGGCTGTCACGTATCGTGGGCACATTTTGAcggctctcctctcccttccccgcCAGATGTACAACCAGCACCCGGACCAGTACGAGGCCCCCGATAAGGACTTCATGATCGTGGCCCTGGACCTGCTGAGCGGCCTGGCCGAGGGCCTGGGGGTCCACGTGGACCAGCTGGTGGCCCGCAGCAACATCATGACCCTGCTCTTCCAGTGCATGCAGGTACACAGCTGCCTGCCGTCAGGGTCCCTTACTGCAGTGAGGCTCCAGGTATGAGCATCAGGGTCCCTTACTGCAGTGAGGCTCCAGGTATGAGCATCAGGGTCCCTTACTGCAGTGAGGCTCCAGGTATGAGCATCAGGGTCCCTTACTGCAGTGAGGCTCCAGGTATGAGCTCAGGTCCCTTACTGCAGTGAGCTCAGGTATGAGCATCAGGTCCTTACTGCAGTGAGGCTCCAGGTATGAGCATCAGGGTCTCTTACTGCAGTGAGGCTCCAGGTATGAGCATCAGGGTCTCTTACTGCAGTGAGGCTCCAGGTATGAGCATCAGGGTCTCTTACTGCAGTGAGGCTCCAGGTATGAGCATCAGGGTCTCTTACTGCAGTGAGGCTCCAGGTATGAGCATCAGGGTCCCTTACTGCAGTGAGGCTCCAGGTATGAGCATCAGGGTCCCTTACTGCAGTGAGGCTCCAGGTATGAGCATCAGGGTCCCTTACTGCAGTGAGGCTCCAGGTATGAGCGTCAGGGTCCCTTACTGCAGTGAGGCTCCAGGTATGAGCATCAGGGTCCCTTACTGCAGTGAGGCTCCAGGTATGAGCATCAGGGTCCCTTACTGCAGTGAGGCTCCAGGTATGAGCATCAGGGTCCCTTACTGCAGTGAGGCTCCAGGTATGAGCGTCAGGGTCTCTTACTGCAGTGAGGCTCCAGGTATAAGCGTCAGGGTCTCTTACTGCAGTGAGGCTCCAGGTATGAGCATCAGGGTCCCTTACTGCAGTGAGGCTCCAGGTATGAGCATCAGGGTCCCTTACTGCAGTGAGGCTCCAGGTATAGCATCAGGGTCCCTTACTGCAGTGAGGCTCCAGGTATGAGCATCAGGGTCCCTTACTGCAGTGAGGCTCCAGGTATGAGCATCAGGGTCCCTTACTGCAGTGAGGCTCCAGGTATGAGCATCAGGGTCCCTTACTGCAGTGAGGCTCCAGGTATGAGCATCAGGGTCTCTTACTGCAGTGAGGCTCCAGGTATGAGCATCAGGGTCCCTTACTGCAGTGAGGCTCCAGGTATGAGCATCAGGGTCTCTTACTGCAGTGAGGCTCCAGGTATGAGCATCAGGGTCTCTTACTGCAGTGAGGCTCCAGGTATGAGCATCAGGGTCCATTATGACAATGAGTTGTGGTACAGACATCATGATCTGTTACTACAGTGAGTCTCTGGGAAGGGCCATTATGTCCATTGTTAGAAACATTCTCCAGGTGCTGTAATGCAGTGGGTAAGACGTCCCCAGCAGTAGAAAGTGTGGGGCCCTGTAGCCCGCGTGGCtttgtgctgctcagtgtggctgtggagCTCAGGTTGATCGCAGTGTTCCGGTGTGTTCTCTGCAGGACACCATGCCGGAGGTGAGGCAGAGCTCCTTCGCGCTGCTGGGAGACCTGACCAAGGCCTGCTTCCCTCACGTCAAGCCCTGCATCGgtgagttcccccccccccacacgtcTGCGGCCTGGTGCCGGTCCCCGTAAACCACACTGGCCTGACAAATGTGTGATAAACGCAGAATCTCCTGGGATGGTGAATGGTGTAGCGGAGTTGCATTGTGAGGAAGCGAATGGGCTCAGGGTTAGGGACCAGGCCCCGTCTGGTTGGGCAGCGTGTGGGGCTTCAACGGCGTCCGTTTCTCTTCCGTCTCATCTCCAGCGGAGTTC
This genomic window from Anguilla rostrata isolate EN2019 chromosome 17, ASM1855537v3, whole genome shotgun sequence contains:
- the LOC135244248 gene encoding transportin-2, coding for MEWQPDEQGLQQVLQLLKDSQSPNTATQRAVQQKLEQLNQYPDFNNYLIFVLTRLKTEDEPTRSLSGLILKNNVKAHYQNFPPPVAEFIKGECLNNIGDPSPLIRATIGILITTIASKGELQTWPELLPQLCNLLNSEDYNTCEGSFGALQKICEDSSELLDSDALNRPLNIMIPKFLQFFKHCSPKIRSHAIACVNQFIIGRAQALMDNIDTFIESLFALAADEDSEVRKNVCRALVMLLEVRIDRLIPHMHSIIQYMLQRTQDPDENVALEACEFWLTLAEQPICKDVLAGHLVQLIPILVNGMKYSEIDIILLKGDVEEDEAVPDSEQDIKPRFHKSRTVTLQHEGGGGEEGEDIDEDEDDDDDTLSDWNLRKCSAAALDVLANVFRDDLLPHLLPLLKGLLFHPDWVIKESGILVLGAIAEGCMQGMVPYLPELIPHLIQCLCDKKALVRSIACWTLSRYAHWVVSQPPDSHLKPLMTELLKRILDGNKRVQEAACSAFATLEEEACTELVPYLSFILDTLVFAFGKYQHKNLLILYDAIGTLADSVGHHLNQPEYIQKLMPPLIQKWNELKDEDKDLFPLLECLSSVATALQSGFLPYCEPVYQRCVTLVQKTLAQAMMYNQHPDQYEAPDKDFMIVALDLLSGLAEGLGVHVDQLVARSNIMTLLFQCMQDTMPEVRQSSFALLGDLTKACFPHVKPCIAEFMPILGTNLNPEFISVCNNATWAIGEISMQMGAEMQPYVGLVLSNLVEIINRPNTPKTLLENTAITIGRLGYVCPQEVAPMLPQFIRPWCTSLRNIRDNEEKDSAFRGICMMIGVNPGGVVQDFIFFCDAVASWVSPKDDLRDMFFKILHGFKDQVGEENWQQFSEQFPPLLKERLSACYGV